The proteins below are encoded in one region of Micromonospora pisi:
- a CDS encoding ABC transporter permease yields MLGRLRWAVVDGATITRRDLAHWARQPWQIVIALLFPVLTVLMFGYLLGGGMTVPGGGDYREFLLPGMFALTMVFGLETTFAAVATDAARGVTDRFRSMPMAPSAVVVGRGAADLLNSLVGLALMIGCGLAVGWSWHQGPARAAAAIGLLLLLRFALLWVGIFLGLLARGPEALVAVQILVWPLGFLSNTFAAPETMPGWLGAIAEWNPLSSTVAATRELFGNPGWGGESWVSQHALLMAVLWPTLLLVVFCPLSVRRYRRLSA; encoded by the coding sequence ATGCTCGGCCGCCTGCGCTGGGCCGTCGTGGACGGCGCCACGATCACCCGTCGCGACCTGGCGCACTGGGCCCGGCAACCGTGGCAGATCGTCATCGCGCTGCTCTTCCCGGTACTGACCGTGCTGATGTTCGGCTACCTGCTCGGCGGCGGGATGACGGTCCCCGGCGGCGGTGACTACCGGGAGTTCCTACTACCCGGCATGTTCGCTCTGACCATGGTCTTCGGGCTGGAGACCACGTTCGCGGCAGTCGCCACCGACGCCGCCCGGGGCGTCACCGACCGGTTCCGGTCGATGCCGATGGCACCCTCGGCGGTGGTGGTCGGGCGCGGCGCCGCCGACCTGCTCAACTCACTCGTCGGGCTCGCCCTGATGATCGGCTGCGGGCTCGCCGTCGGCTGGTCCTGGCATCAGGGTCCGGCGCGGGCGGCGGCGGCGATCGGGCTGCTCCTGCTGCTCCGCTTCGCACTCCTCTGGGTCGGCATCTTCCTCGGCCTGCTCGCCCGGGGGCCGGAGGCGTTGGTCGCCGTACAGATCCTGGTGTGGCCGCTCGGCTTCCTCTCCAACACCTTCGCCGCCCCCGAGACCATGCCCGGCTGGCTCGGTGCGATCGCCGAATGGAACCCCCTCTCCTCGACGGTCGCCGCTACCCGGGAACTCTTCGGCAATCCCGGCTGGGGTGGTGAGTCGTGGGTCTCCCAGCACGCCCTCCTGATGGCGGTGCTCTGGCCTACCCTGCTGCTCGTGGTCTTCTGCCCCCTCTCCGTACGCCGCTACCGCAGGCTGAGCGCATGA
- a CDS encoding ATP-binding cassette domain-containing protein, with product MAESAAAVHVEGLVKRYGPRPALDGFDLRVAAGTVHGLLGPNGAGKTTAVRILSTLLRPDAGRARVAGYDVVRDPVAVRTQIGLVGQHAAVDEILSGRQNLVMFGRLYHLPAATARRRADELLDRFGLADTGGKPVGRYSGGMRRRLDLAASLILAPPVLFLDEPTTGLDPRSRAEVWTAIRDLVAGGTTVLLTTQYLDEVDQLADRISVVDHGRTIAEGSTDQLKSRLGGDRIDVVVRSGDQLPVAAAVLTGIASAAPEVDPDTRRISAPVSDRVTALTAVVRALDTAGVDAEDIALRRPTLDEVFLHLTHTPTTDASAVPYDRKVTA from the coding sequence ATGGCAGAATCAGCGGCAGCGGTACACGTCGAAGGTCTGGTCAAGCGCTACGGACCACGCCCCGCCCTGGACGGCTTCGATCTCCGGGTCGCCGCCGGCACCGTGCACGGACTGCTCGGCCCGAACGGCGCCGGCAAGACCACCGCCGTACGCATCCTCAGCACGCTGCTGCGACCCGACGCCGGCCGGGCCCGGGTCGCCGGCTACGACGTCGTCCGTGACCCGGTCGCGGTACGCACCCAGATCGGGCTGGTCGGCCAGCACGCCGCCGTGGACGAGATCCTCAGCGGCCGGCAGAACCTGGTCATGTTCGGCCGGCTCTACCACCTGCCGGCCGCGACCGCCCGACGCCGGGCCGACGAACTGCTCGACCGCTTCGGCCTCGCCGACACCGGCGGCAAACCGGTCGGCCGCTACTCCGGTGGCATGCGCCGCCGACTCGACCTCGCCGCCAGCCTGATCCTCGCCCCGCCGGTGCTCTTCCTCGACGAACCCACCACCGGGCTCGACCCGCGAAGCCGGGCCGAGGTCTGGACGGCGATCCGGGACCTGGTCGCCGGCGGCACCACCGTCCTGCTCACCACCCAGTACCTGGACGAGGTCGACCAGTTGGCCGACCGCATCTCCGTGGTCGACCACGGCCGGACCATCGCCGAGGGCAGCACCGACCAGCTCAAGTCCCGACTCGGCGGAGACCGGATCGACGTCGTGGTCCGTTCCGGCGACCAACTACCGGTGGCCGCCGCCGTCCTCACCGGAATCGCCAGCGCCGCGCCCGAGGTCGACCCGGACACCCGGCGGATCAGCGCACCCGTCAGCGACCGGGTCACCGCGCTCACCGCAGTCGTCCGGGCGCTCGACACCGCCGGCGTCGACGCCGAGGACATCGCGCTGCGCCGGCCCACCCTCGACGAGGTCTTCCTGCACCTGACCCACACCCCCACCACGGACGCGAGCGCCGTCCCGTACGACCGGAAGGTGACCGCGTGA